In one Dermatophilaceae bacterium Sec6.4 genomic region, the following are encoded:
- a CDS encoding cation diffusion facilitator family transporter has translation MSTEGGNTAILAALGANLGIAVTKLVAFALTGMSSMLAEGIHSLADSGNQILLLVGGKRAKKEATPEHPFGYGRERYVFGFLVSIVLFSLGGLFALYEAYHKAHEAHSGEGTKPGIDQAWWWVPIVVLLAAIVLEGFSFRTAVRESNPLRGDASWLQFIRRAKAPELPVILLEDFAALIGLAFALFGVVLSVATGSSYWDAAGTALIGLLLVGVAVVLAVETKSLLIGESATPEVRRNILAAIGSAPGVDRIIHAKTLHLGPEELLVAVKIAVGETDTGEQVARAIDAAEQRARAAAPDLRLVMYLEPDLDREQARESS, from the coding sequence ATGTCGACCGAGGGCGGTAACACCGCAATTCTGGCCGCGCTCGGAGCCAACCTAGGAATTGCGGTGACCAAACTTGTCGCCTTCGCGCTGACCGGCATGAGTTCGATGCTGGCCGAGGGCATCCACTCCCTCGCGGACTCCGGCAACCAGATCCTGCTGCTCGTCGGCGGCAAGCGGGCGAAGAAAGAAGCCACTCCGGAGCACCCGTTCGGGTATGGCCGGGAGCGCTATGTCTTCGGGTTCCTGGTGTCGATCGTGCTCTTCAGCCTGGGCGGGTTGTTTGCGCTGTACGAGGCTTATCACAAGGCGCACGAAGCTCATTCGGGCGAAGGGACGAAGCCTGGCATCGATCAGGCCTGGTGGTGGGTGCCGATTGTGGTGCTGCTCGCCGCGATCGTGCTGGAAGGGTTCTCGTTCCGCACGGCCGTGCGCGAGAGCAACCCGCTGCGGGGTGACGCGAGTTGGCTGCAGTTCATCCGTAGAGCCAAGGCTCCCGAACTTCCCGTGATCCTGTTGGAGGATTTTGCCGCCTTGATCGGACTCGCCTTCGCCCTCTTCGGTGTCGTGCTGTCGGTGGCGACCGGCAGCTCCTACTGGGACGCCGCCGGCACAGCGCTGATCGGGTTGCTGCTGGTGGGTGTTGCGGTCGTGCTGGCCGTCGAGACCAAGTCGCTGCTGATCGGGGAGAGCGCGACTCCAGAGGTACGCCGGAACATTCTCGCGGCGATCGGGAGCGCACCCGGCGTGGACCGCATCATCCATGCCAAGACGCTGCACCTGGGTCCGGAAGAGCTTCTGGTGGCCGTCAAGATTGCCGTGGGTGAGACCGATACCGGCGAGCAGGTGGCGCGTGCCATCGACGCGGCCGAGCAACGCGCCCGTGCGGCCGCGCCTGATCTGCGGCTGGTCATGTATCTCGAGCCGGACCTGGACCGTGAACAGGCGAGGGAGTCGTCATGA
- a CDS encoding alpha-amylase family protein, which translates to MEQFELRVQRWLPDLVAAVQEAYPQYAESLVDEIVQLAATAYAQRDPELHRLDAERLLRPDWLQEPAMFGYACYAERFAGDLVGVSQQIPYLQELGVNYLHLMPLLTPRAGDSDGGYAVQDYRSVRADLGTVADLRQLATSLREQGISLVLDLVLNHVAREHDWAVAARAGDPTYRDYFYVYPDRTVPDQIDATVPEVFPDFAPGNFTWDAEAGGWVWTTFNSFQWDLNWSNPAVLREFIELIFHLSNLGVQVLRLDAIAFLWKRIGTDCQNQPEVHAITAILRTAARIACPATVFKAEAIVGPRDLIPYLGRGRYAGKVSDLAYQNSLMVQIWSMLATGDTRLARRALGELPPKPTGGTWICYVRCHDDIGWAIDDGDAAAVGVSGPGHRSFLSDWYSGIFAGSTADGLVFQENEQTGDRRISGTAASLAGVNAVGQQQNDALARVYLAHAIAIGWGGIPVIWSGDELGALNDVGYADEPGHDADNRWAHRPRLTDEMRADRDRPHTVAGRVFPGIVHLAQVRARTPQLHASAESRVVADTDDGLLLAVRQHPSGPMVCAYNITDQWRPMQRSVLTSAGIHLAYDVLESRDVGSDDQGALWLSPYSAAWIVNRDEVPA; encoded by the coding sequence GTGGAGCAGTTCGAGCTGCGGGTGCAGCGGTGGTTGCCAGACCTGGTTGCCGCAGTGCAGGAGGCCTACCCGCAGTACGCCGAATCTCTGGTCGACGAAATCGTGCAGCTCGCCGCGACTGCCTACGCGCAGCGCGACCCGGAGCTGCATCGGTTGGACGCCGAGCGGCTGTTGCGGCCGGATTGGCTGCAGGAGCCTGCCATGTTCGGATACGCCTGCTACGCAGAGCGATTCGCGGGTGATCTGGTAGGTGTTTCCCAGCAGATTCCCTACCTGCAGGAACTGGGCGTCAACTACCTGCACCTGATGCCGCTGCTCACCCCACGCGCAGGTGACAGCGACGGTGGGTACGCCGTGCAGGACTACCGGTCGGTGCGGGCCGACCTGGGCACGGTGGCGGACCTGCGGCAGCTTGCCACCTCGCTACGCGAGCAGGGCATTTCCCTGGTGCTCGACCTGGTGCTGAACCACGTCGCGCGCGAGCACGACTGGGCGGTTGCCGCGCGTGCGGGCGATCCGACCTATCGCGACTACTTCTATGTCTACCCGGACAGGACCGTGCCGGATCAGATCGATGCGACCGTCCCGGAGGTCTTCCCAGACTTTGCGCCCGGCAACTTCACCTGGGACGCCGAGGCGGGCGGTTGGGTGTGGACGACCTTCAACTCTTTCCAATGGGATCTGAACTGGTCCAATCCGGCCGTATTGCGGGAGTTCATCGAGTTGATCTTCCACCTGTCCAACCTCGGGGTGCAGGTCTTGCGGCTGGACGCGATTGCTTTCCTGTGGAAGCGGATCGGTACCGACTGCCAAAACCAGCCCGAAGTGCACGCCATCACCGCGATCCTGCGCACTGCTGCCCGAATCGCCTGCCCCGCGACGGTCTTCAAGGCCGAGGCAATCGTCGGTCCGCGCGATCTCATTCCCTACCTGGGCCGGGGTCGGTATGCGGGCAAGGTGAGTGACCTTGCCTACCAGAACAGCCTCATGGTGCAGATCTGGTCGATGCTCGCCACGGGCGACACGCGGCTGGCGCGCCGTGCATTGGGGGAGCTGCCACCCAAGCCCACCGGGGGCACCTGGATCTGTTACGTGCGCTGCCACGACGACATCGGTTGGGCAATCGATGACGGCGACGCTGCTGCGGTCGGGGTCAGCGGCCCAGGGCACCGGTCGTTCCTGTCCGACTGGTACTCCGGAATCTTCGCCGGCAGTACAGCCGACGGCCTGGTCTTCCAGGAGAACGAGCAGACGGGGGATCGCCGGATCAGCGGCACCGCCGCATCACTCGCCGGCGTGAATGCAGTCGGGCAGCAGCAGAATGACGCGCTGGCCCGGGTCTACCTCGCGCATGCCATCGCCATCGGCTGGGGCGGCATCCCGGTGATCTGGAGCGGGGATGAGTTGGGGGCGTTGAACGACGTCGGGTATGCCGACGAGCCCGGTCATGACGCCGACAACCGCTGGGCACACAGGCCGCGACTGACCGATGAGATGCGGGCCGACCGTGATCGGCCGCACACGGTCGCGGGGCGCGTCTTTCCCGGGATCGTGCACCTGGCGCAGGTGCGAGCCCGCACCCCGCAGCTGCATGCGTCGGCGGAATCCAGGGTCGTCGCAGACACCGATGACGGACTGTTGCTCGCGGTACGGCAGCACCCGAGCGGTCCGATGGTGTGTGCCTACAACATCACCGACCAGTGGCGACCCATGCAGCGAAGTGTGCTGACCTCGGCTGGAATCCACCTGGCGTACGACGTTTTGGAATCGCGCGATGTGGGGTCGGACGATCAGGGAGCGCTGTGGCTCTCGCCCTATTCGGCAGCGTGGATCGTCAATCGCGACGAGGTCCCCGCCTAG